The stretch of DNA CCAGCACCGGCAGGCCGGTCTCCGCTTCGAGGTCCGCCGCATCGGCAAAGCGCGTCCGGCGCCGGCCGGCAAGCCCGGCGGCCAGCAGGCCCGAAAGCAGGGCCACCGCCGCCGCCAGCAACCAGCTGCCCCAACCGGCCGCCTGCGCTGCCTGGCGCGGCACGGCAGCCGCCGACACAAGCCGCGCATCGAAGCCTTGCTGGGCGCGCTGCGCCAGCTCGCTCTCATTGGCGCGGGTCAGCACCGCCTCATAGAGCTGGGTGCGGGTGCGCAGCTCCTCCTCTAGGGCACGGATCGCCGCCTCCGCCTCATTTTGGCCTTCGACCAGCGCGGTCAGACGCTCGACCTCAAGCTGCAAGGCGCGTTCGCGCACCCGCGCCACCTCGGCCTCATTCTCCAGGCTGGCAACCAGCTTGCGCACTTCCTGCGCGATGGTGCCGCGCAGCTCCTCCAGCTCCGCCTGCGCCTCGATGAGGCGCGGATGTTCCTCGCGGTACTGGGTGCGCAGCTCGGCCATGCGGCGCTGGATGGCGGCTTCCTGCAGGCGCAGTTCGCGCACCAGCTCGGTATTCAGCACGATGCTCGCACTGTCGATGGCGCCGGGCCGGTCCAGCAGGCGGCGCACCTGCTGCGCGCGCGCCTCGGCCTCGGTGCGCTGTGCCACGGCAGCGACAAGCTGGGTGCTGACCTGGGACAGCTGGTCGCGCTGCAGGGAATTGCCGCCGACCTCCACCACGCCGGAGCGGCGGCGATATTCCTCAAGCCGGCGCGCGCTTTCCAGCACGTCGGCGCGCAGGCTGTCCAGCTTCTGGCTGAGCCAGCGCCCGGCGCGTTCGGCGGCGCTGTCGCGGCGGGTCGTCCTGCCTTCGAGATAGAGCTGCGCCGTCAGGTTGGCCGCCCGCGCCGCCAGCGCCGGATCGGCAGCGGTGAAGCCCACCGTCAGCAGGCGGGCACCATCGGCGGGCGTGACGCTCAGCCGGTCGAGATAGGCGTCGGTCCCGCGCTCCAGCGGATCGGAGGTGGGGCTGGCCAGCATCGGTTCGCTCATCAGATCTGCCAAGGCGCGCCGGGCGGCGTCCATGGTCAGACCCGTCCAGTACAGCAGTGGATTGCCGTCCGCCGCCAGAGTGTCGGGATTGCCGGCCAGTCCCAGCTCTTGCACCGCCTGGCTGGCGAGATCGCGGGATCGCAGCAACCCCGCTTCGGTCAGCAGCGCGGTGCGGTCCACCGTCCCGGCGGCGAACTGATTACCCTCGCGTGGCTCCAGCACCAGTACCGCCTCGGCGCGATAGCGCGGCGGCTGGGCCAGGATCAGGCCGGCGCCCAGCGCGAAGACGACAAGGGTCACGCCGATGAGCAACCCCTTGCGCCGGCCAATGGCCGCGCCGAGCCCGCCTTGCGCAGGCCTCGCCCAGGCCGGTCCATCCTGCATACCGGACACAGGGCCATGCCCCGCCCGGTAGGGGGTCAGTTCCGTCATGCCCGCTCTCCCCCCTGTCTCATGATTGACTGTCCCATGACTATCGCCGGGACCGGCCGATTTCGATCACATCACCCGGCAGCACCACCATATCCGGGTGCCCGGCGATCTCCCGCCGTCCCTCGGTCTCCCCGCGCAGGATCGTGACCGCCGGAACTGCTGTATCCGCGCTGTAGCCACCCGCCAGGGCCACTGCGCGGCGCACATCGAGTGCCGGCTGATAATTGTAGCTGCCTGGCCTTTCGACACCGCCCAGCACGAAGACGGGCCGGTAGCGCGCGACCTCGACCGCCACCTTGGGGTTGACCAGATAGCGCGCGTCCAGCCGTTCGGCGATGGCGTCGCGCAAAGCCCCCGCCGTGCGCCCGCCAGCCTGTACCGCGCCCAGCAGCGGCATGGCGATCTGCCCCCCGGCGTCCAGCTCCGCCTCGGTCGTCAGGTCGGGCTGACCCCAGACCGTCACCCGCACCCTGTCGCCCGGCGCCAGCGCATAATCGGCGAGGCTGACCGCCTCGTCCGGTGTCGGTTCCGGGGTGCTTTCCGGTGTCACGGCGCAGCCAAC from Oceanibaculum indicum P24 encodes:
- a CDS encoding GumC family protein → MTELTPYRAGHGPVSGMQDGPAWARPAQGGLGAAIGRRKGLLIGVTLVVFALGAGLILAQPPRYRAEAVLVLEPREGNQFAAGTVDRTALLTEAGLLRSRDLASQAVQELGLAGNPDTLAADGNPLLYWTGLTMDAARRALADLMSEPMLASPTSDPLERGTDAYLDRLSVTPADGARLLTVGFTAADPALAARAANLTAQLYLEGRTTRRDSAAERAGRWLSQKLDSLRADVLESARRLEEYRRRSGVVEVGGNSLQRDQLSQVSTQLVAAVAQRTEAEARAQQVRRLLDRPGAIDSASIVLNTELVRELRLQEAAIQRRMAELRTQYREEHPRLIEAQAELEELRGTIAQEVRKLVASLENEAEVARVRERALQLEVERLTALVEGQNEAEAAIRALEEELRTRTQLYEAVLTRANESELAQRAQQGFDARLVSAAAVPRQAAQAAGWGSWLLAAAVALLSGLLAAGLAGRRRTRFADAADLEAETGLPVL
- a CDS encoding polysaccharide biosynthesis/export family protein — its product is MPLLAVALVGCAVTPESTPEPTPDEAVSLADYALAPGDRVRVTVWGQPDLTTEAELDAGGQIAMPLLGAVQAGGRTAGALRDAIAERLDARYLVNPKVAVEVARYRPVFVLGGVERPGSYNYQPALDVRRAVALAGGYSADTAVPAVTILRGETEGRREIAGHPDMVVLPGDVIEIGRSRR